The genomic region CTTCATGACGCCGGCGAAGCCCTTGCCCTTGCTGGTTCCGGTGACGTCGATCTTGTCGCCGGCGGCGAAGATCTCGGGCGAGATCTCCTGGCCGAGCGTGTAGTCGGCGACGAGCTCGGTGCGGATCTCGACGACGTGACGGCGCGGCGTGACGCCGGCCTTCGCGAAGTGGCCCGACTGCGGCTTGTTGATCTTGCGGCCGTCGATCTCGCCGAACCCGAGCTGGACGGCGCTGTAGCCGTCGGTCTCACGGGTGCGGATCTGGGTCACGACGTTGGTGCTGGCGGCGACGACCGTGACCGGGACGACCCGGTTGTCCTCGGTCCAGACCTGCGTCATCCCGAGCTTGCGGCCGAGGATGCCGCGCGCGGTGGCGGTGGCAGAGTTGCTCATGACTCGCAGTCCCCTCAGAGCTTGATCTCGATGTCGACACCCGCGGGGAGGTCGAGTCGCATGAGCGAGTCCACCGTCTTCGGGGTCGGGTCGAGAATGTCGATGAGCCGCTTGTGGGTGCGCATCTCGAAGTGCTCGCGGCTGTCCTTGTACTTGTGCGGCGAACGGATCACGCAGAACACGTTCTTCTCCGTCGGGAGCGGGAC from Aeromicrobium sp. Sec7.5 harbors:
- the rplC gene encoding 50S ribosomal protein L3, encoding MSNSATATARGILGRKLGMTQVWTEDNRVVPVTVVAASTNVVTQIRTRETDGYSAVQLGFGEIDGRKINKPQSGHFAKAGVTPRRHVVEIRTELVADYTLGQEISPEIFAAGDKIDVTGTSKGKGFAGVMKRHGFSGVGASHGAHRNHRKPGSIGGCATPGRVFKGLRMAGHMGTDTVTTQNLTVHAVDVEKGIILIKGAVPGPKGQLVVVRSAAKGA
- the rpsJ gene encoding 30S ribosomal protein S10 codes for the protein MAGQKIRIRLKAYDHEVIDSSARKIVDTVTSTGAKVAGPVPLPTEKNVFCVIRSPHKYKDSREHFEMRTHKRLIDILDPTPKTVDSLMRLDLPAGVDIEIKL